The following coding sequences lie in one Novipirellula aureliae genomic window:
- a CDS encoding DUF1559 family PulG-like putative transporter encodes MKLSYSSLFADAYVRARRVDAVDGNLLTDAGVAGDCDRFRDTQRPQFWDSTSAAYGTITSSEERRGFRRVYGRALFTGMTTINPPNSTLCMNGDNANTDGILPPRSNQQSGYHVLMGDGAVKFITDSMEAGDQTGGQMIIFKNNPGDKSPFGLGGALGTMAAKEVIETEF; translated from the coding sequence ATGAAGTTGTCTTATTCGTCCTTGTTCGCTGATGCCTATGTCCGCGCGCGTCGGGTTGATGCGGTCGATGGAAATCTTTTGACCGACGCCGGTGTGGCTGGCGATTGTGACCGATTTCGCGATACGCAAAGACCTCAATTCTGGGATTCTACTTCCGCTGCATACGGAACGATTACCAGTTCGGAAGAGCGACGTGGTTTCCGCAGGGTGTATGGACGCGCTCTGTTCACGGGTATGACGACAATCAATCCGCCAAATTCAACGCTCTGCATGAATGGCGATAATGCCAATACCGATGGGATTTTGCCGCCTCGTAGCAACCAGCAAAGCGGTTACCACGTTCTGATGGGCGATGGAGCCGTGAAGTTCATTACGGATTCCATGGAGGCCGGCGATCAAACAGGCGGCCAGATGATCATCTTTAAGAATAACCCTGGCGATAAAAGCCCATTTGGCTTGGGGGGTGCCTTGGGCACTATGGCCGCCAAAGAAGTTATCGAAACAGAGTTTTAA
- a CDS encoding carboxypeptidase-like regulatory domain-containing protein translates to MNQRGLCLLAIACTVSVGCSSELASNETTKVVDFSDVKAASAFDSAATWKLDADVKSNSIDPLEIHGKVIDEMQQPVADARVGCWVQNWDNQWKLISKTTSDENGEYTLDAAFVRDLDERFAAMGKRHITSDSYLSSINFMLDGRIERYGFPVYVFAATPIDRVAWVTPQLLLSRSRIDCDLELQPIGGSVYGVLYDESGEVVVGEDVALGSIFQQRSGESLVPYLSPLGLSGWKTKTDKRGRFLFNNLPPNTEVFVNHEQCWTNTPLRAGPHAQAIRSSPFALTKRPEMAVVLSGTVLHSSGEPADGAIIKSATKQITVDERGRYQVEVSRYVSSLKVIPPPDSTDLGWKWRIDRKAVAKGMPQPDYQLVAGRWISGTIRSAPQQEPIKDVIVETNGRRLLARTDEAGTFRVLVEHGCKTLRLMPGWLSDRELEQYVSQGKSLEIELSVSDRDVESLGEIRFVESDSQPPLPVQVTFPDGSPVPDAKVRCWVTPNRKPGRNKSKPILQTQSIEGQYRTFALTDNSGKAEVRTCFDFECDRLVTVIYPEVDPQFFAELKVKSTQQPIVKIRLQRAVKIDGVLTFNEQPLSHGLIRAVATAEHSNEENFQVLNFLGVSDSDGHYEVIAADANQYGLTIQPGLLTKGWTLIGNEPAMVSKEEGVERVTGPELSILRGNRTAVCRVVNHLGRDVTQANVSLLPDPGQVVLSMIAGQRDGNRTKLFDVPNRPIRVTATLDPIFRPGGSFTKMLATTPMIQASDIETEIVIAPAKFFPLNTTAKD, encoded by the coding sequence ATGAATCAACGTGGTCTTTGCCTCCTGGCGATTGCCTGTACTGTTTCGGTTGGTTGTTCATCCGAGTTGGCCTCGAATGAGACGACCAAGGTTGTTGACTTTTCAGACGTCAAGGCAGCTTCGGCATTCGATAGTGCAGCAACTTGGAAGCTAGATGCTGACGTGAAATCCAATTCAATCGATCCGCTGGAAATCCACGGAAAAGTGATTGATGAAATGCAACAACCGGTCGCCGATGCACGCGTGGGTTGCTGGGTCCAGAACTGGGACAATCAATGGAAATTGATTTCCAAAACAACGTCTGATGAGAATGGCGAATACACCTTGGATGCCGCATTCGTTCGCGATCTGGATGAGCGTTTCGCTGCAATGGGTAAGCGACATATAACTTCCGATTCATACCTATCGTCGATCAACTTTATGCTCGATGGCCGAATCGAGCGGTACGGATTCCCCGTTTACGTGTTTGCTGCGACGCCCATTGATCGTGTCGCTTGGGTAACACCGCAGCTCTTATTGTCTCGTTCGAGGATTGATTGCGACTTGGAACTCCAGCCGATTGGCGGCTCCGTCTATGGCGTTTTATATGATGAATCGGGAGAAGTTGTGGTTGGCGAGGATGTCGCGCTGGGTAGCATTTTCCAGCAGCGCAGCGGGGAATCCCTTGTTCCGTATTTGTCTCCCTTAGGTCTCAGCGGATGGAAAACAAAAACAGACAAACGGGGTCGATTCCTGTTCAATAACCTGCCGCCCAATACAGAGGTATTTGTTAACCACGAGCAATGTTGGACCAATACTCCGCTGAGAGCGGGACCCCATGCCCAAGCGATTAGGTCGAGTCCGTTTGCACTTACGAAGAGGCCTGAGATGGCAGTCGTCCTGTCTGGAACGGTCTTGCATAGCAGTGGCGAACCGGCTGACGGTGCGATCATCAAATCAGCAACCAAACAGATCACGGTCGATGAACGGGGACGTTATCAAGTCGAAGTCTCACGCTACGTATCATCCCTGAAGGTGATCCCTCCGCCAGACAGCACTGATCTAGGCTGGAAATGGAGGATTGATCGCAAAGCTGTGGCAAAGGGAATGCCACAGCCTGACTATCAATTGGTCGCCGGACGATGGATAAGTGGCACGATCCGATCGGCGCCCCAGCAGGAACCGATAAAGGATGTGATTGTCGAAACGAATGGTAGGCGATTGCTTGCAAGAACGGACGAAGCGGGAACCTTTCGTGTTTTGGTCGAGCATGGTTGCAAGACTCTAAGATTGATGCCGGGATGGCTGAGTGATCGTGAGCTAGAGCAGTACGTCAGTCAAGGGAAGTCTCTTGAAATCGAGTTATCCGTTTCTGATCGCGATGTGGAGTCGCTCGGAGAAATTCGGTTCGTCGAATCCGATTCACAACCACCGCTTCCGGTCCAAGTGACTTTTCCCGATGGATCTCCGGTGCCCGATGCAAAAGTTCGGTGTTGGGTGACGCCGAATCGCAAGCCCGGCCGCAATAAGTCAAAGCCTATTTTGCAGACGCAGTCGATCGAAGGGCAATATCGAACGTTTGCGTTGACCGACAATAGCGGTAAAGCCGAGGTGCGAACTTGCTTCGATTTTGAATGCGATCGTCTTGTTACCGTCATCTATCCCGAAGTGGATCCCCAGTTCTTTGCTGAGCTGAAGGTGAAGTCAACGCAACAACCTATTGTTAAAATCCGACTACAGCGAGCCGTTAAAATTGATGGAGTCTTGACGTTCAACGAACAACCGCTTTCGCACGGACTCATTCGTGCGGTCGCCACTGCGGAGCATTCAAACGAAGAAAACTTTCAAGTGTTGAATTTCTTAGGCGTCAGCGATTCGGACGGGCATTACGAAGTCATCGCAGCCGATGCCAATCAGTACGGTCTCACAATCCAGCCGGGGTTACTAACGAAGGGGTGGACGTTGATCGGCAACGAACCGGCAATGGTCAGCAAGGAAGAAGGTGTTGAACGAGTCACAGGCCCGGAGTTATCGATTTTGAGGGGAAACCGAACCGCTGTTTGCCGCGTCGTTAATCATCTCGGACGCGATGTCACCCAGGCGAACGTGTCTTTGTTGCCTGATCCGGGGCAAGTCGTGCTGAGCATGATCGCTGGGCAACGCGATGGCAATCGGACAAAGTTGTTTGACGTCCCCAACCGACCGATTCGTGTGACGGCTACTCTTGATCCGATCTTTCGTCCTGGTGGTTCCTTTACGAAAATGTTAGCGACTACACCGATGATTCAAGCGAGCGATATCGAAACAGAGATTGTAATTGCTCCCGCCAAGTTTTTTCCTCTCAACACGACGGCAAAGGATTGA
- a CDS encoding DUF1559 domain-containing protein has translation MRMRLRKRGFTLVELLVVIAIIGVLVGLLLPAVQAAREAARRMSCSNNFKQIGLAIHNYHSAFNQLPKQGSGTGNNGGFACYNDSDLFNNYRLSMLVGILPFMEQQASWEQISNPSAQRSDGNTGAGIGTPTNPWAPMGPTPDEANYIPWVTEFPGLRCPSDDGQGRPALGRTNYAACLGDSTYNTMYGTWDRDRTDPADNAADSNSTHRGFFRPFIKNSMGFRDILDGLSNTIAMGEIATYLQDSDKRTVLPGGNLTGGNLDTTNRNMRDNPSICGNHANGVDPESPMRWQSTSREGNARGYRWADAQGIYTTCFTILPPNREICSRSNGDDLDLIGTMSSNHSGGCHVLMGDGAVKYMTDSIDAGNSTAGAVWSGGSGAQAPGRASPYGLWGALGTRSAKEVIDEEI, from the coding sequence ATGCGTATGAGATTGAGAAAACGTGGCTTCACGCTCGTGGAGTTGTTGGTGGTCATTGCCATTATTGGCGTTTTAGTTGGTTTGCTGCTACCAGCAGTTCAAGCCGCTCGGGAAGCTGCTAGACGGATGAGCTGCAGCAATAACTTCAAGCAAATCGGCTTGGCGATCCATAATTATCACTCTGCCTTCAACCAGCTACCCAAGCAGGGCAGCGGCACAGGTAATAATGGAGGATTTGCATGTTATAACGATTCGGATCTGTTCAATAACTACCGCCTGAGTATGTTGGTGGGAATTTTGCCGTTTATGGAACAGCAAGCATCTTGGGAGCAAATTTCTAACCCAAGCGCACAGCGATCGGATGGGAATACGGGTGCAGGAATCGGAACACCAACCAATCCATGGGCACCGATGGGGCCAACTCCCGATGAGGCTAACTACATTCCCTGGGTTACCGAGTTTCCGGGCCTTCGCTGCCCGAGCGATGATGGGCAAGGCCGACCTGCTCTTGGACGAACCAATTATGCGGCTTGTCTAGGCGATTCCACCTACAATACGATGTACGGTACATGGGACCGAGATCGAACCGATCCAGCGGACAATGCCGCTGACTCAAATAGCACCCATCGTGGATTCTTCCGGCCATTTATTAAAAATTCGATGGGGTTCAGGGATATCCTTGATGGTCTTTCCAATACGATCGCGATGGGAGAAATCGCAACGTATCTCCAAGATTCAGACAAGCGAACGGTATTGCCCGGTGGCAATTTGACCGGGGGTAACCTGGATACGACAAATCGAAATATGCGTGACAACCCGAGTATTTGTGGCAACCATGCAAATGGAGTCGATCCTGAATCTCCAATGCGTTGGCAAAGTACTTCCCGGGAAGGAAATGCTCGCGGTTACCGATGGGCCGACGCTCAGGGTATCTACACCACTTGTTTCACGATCTTACCTCCCAACCGCGAGATTTGTTCACGTAGTAATGGTGATGACTTGGATCTAATCGGGACGATGTCGAGTAATCACTCAGGTGGTTGTCATGTATTGATGGGTGACGGAGCTGTAAAATACATGACCGACTCCATTGACGCGGGTAACTCAACTGCCGGCGCCGTTTGGTCGGGTGGATCGGGGGCTCAGGCTCCTGGTAGAGCGAGTCCTTACGGCCTTTGGGGTGCTTTGGGCACTCGCAGTGCGAAGGAAGTCATCGACGAAGAGATTTAA